DNA sequence from the Armigeres subalbatus isolate Guangzhou_Male chromosome 1, GZ_Asu_2, whole genome shotgun sequence genome:
TCCTATTTTCTCTGGCAAGCCGGAAGAATGCTCGTTGTTCTACGGATCGTACCAAGCATCGAATGAAGCCTGTGGTTACACTGTTATCGAGAATCTGGTGCGCCTACAGGAATGCTTAAAAGGTCCGGCTCTTGACATGGTCCGAGGACAACTACTCCTTCCAAAATCGGTACCTAAGGTAATAACGAAGCTGCGACAACTATACGGTCGACCGGAACAACTTCTACAGAGTCACCTAGAAAAGATTCGTAGTCTGGAACCACCGAAAGCAGGCAACCTAGCTAGTTTTATTCCATTTAGCACTATGGTCGAGCAGTTATGTGAACACTTGGAAGCGGCAGATCTCAAGCAGCAGTTGATGAATCCATTGTTAATTCAAGATCTGGTAGATAAACTCCCAGATAATGACAAACGCGGATGGGTGCGTTTCAAGCGCGGAAAAAAGAAGGTGACACTCCGAACGTTCACGAATTTTTTATCAGAAATCGTGACAGAGGCATGCGAAGCGAATATCGGTCTCGAATACAAACCTTCGGATGACGGACGTTCGGCAGCCGGGAATACCAGAACAAGAGGAGCGTTGTTCAAGCACAGCAAGGGAGAGAGTCAATCGAGAAGTCCGTCCGCTGACGATGGAAGGTGGAGAAGCTTGAACCCTTGCAGAGTGTGCAATCGAACGAATCACCGACTGCGTCACTGCCAAGACTTCAAAAATCTAACATATTCGTATCGGATGAAAGTGGTTAAGCACTGGAAGCTCTGTCAGGTGTGCTTGAACATGCATGGGACAACACAATGCAAATTCAAGCTGCGCTGCCATGTTGGAGATTGTCGTCAGGAACATAATTCCCTCTTACATCCAGTGGACGAAACGGTCGGAATCACAGCGCAGTTTCAGACAGACAGTCCGAAGTTCCGAATGATTCCGGTACGCCTGCACCGTGGAGAGAAGTCGATCACCGCACTAGCGTTCTTAGATGAGGGCGCTTCGGTGGCACTTATTGAACAAAAACTCGCAGACCGCTTGGGAGTAGTCGGTGTCCAGGAAAAGCTTACAATTCAGTGGACGGCCAACATAGAACGAGTGGAACGAAATTCTACGCGTGCGAATATATGCGTGTCGGGGATTGAAGCAAAAAGCAATATGCTATTGAGTACAGTTCACACGGTTAACAAGCTTATGCTGCCAGCACAATCGTTGGATGCCAAAGAATTAAGTTGTCAGTACAGCCATCTACAAGGATTGCCTATTTCCTCCTACAACGAACGACCAGAGATGCTGATTGGGTTAAACAACTTACATACTTTCGCTCCACTTGAATCCAAGATTGGATCAGCGACGGATCCGATAGCCGTGCGATGCCGACTTGGATGGACGGTGTATGGACCCAAACAATCGTCGACTGAAGCAGCAGTTACAGGATATGCTAACCATCATGAAGGCTTCAATAGAACTGCGCGATGTGTACAAGCGTTTCGACGATCACCAAAGTTGTTTaagaaaaataaattgttaCGCGGGACCGACGAACGAGTTGGACAGGCAGTTGTATGTGCAGCTCGAGGAGTGCATCAGCATGCGGTATCCAATTTGACGATGATGTAGGTTTGAAGGTAAATCCTCAAGATCAGAGGAACTACAGGATGTTACGGGCTAGGGCATGTTAACACCGCAATTGGCCCAGTGTGCCGACCAACACTACAGCGTCCGTCGAAGATACTGGTGGCGTACCTATTTGTTTTTGCCGTCTTGTATCGTTCAATGCAGGCGCTTGGAAAAGAGAAAGAAGAGTATGAAAATAGAATGTGTAAAGGTAAACAGCCCGCTATTTGAAGCTTGAACTTTAACTATTTCAGTGAActgaatattaataataattaatagaagaaggaagtattGCGGAACAAAATTGCTAGTGGTACTGCCCGTGAAGATTGAGACCTGACAGAGAAGCAACATAATTACTCTTGGTTTAGTCGTAAGTAAATGTGATGGCGAATCAAATGCAAATAATTAATTGAAGAAATGTACACAGGAACGGAATAATATAAGCAGGACAGGTTCAAGAAATATTGCTAGAAGAAGGTATCGCTCGCTATTATGTGTAAAAGGAGTGTCGAACCAATCGTTGTAAGTAAAATTAAAATACGAAACCTGATagattcaataataaaaatattaatttagtTTTAGCTGCTACCAAAAAAAGTACTGCTTAAAAAACTGGTTCTATTCCGAACAGCTTCCATCAGATTCGCATCATCGTCCGCAGTGTACTTCGAAGTCCGAAGTCAAGTGTTCCCTTAATGTAATGCAAAATCCATTTTAGGTGTGCCCAATGTACATCTGCCGGACAAGACTGAAACTGACTTTAATAATTAACTGCTGCCGATAGGTCTGGGCGAGTAGATAGTGTCACATACATGAGGCAGCCTATTAACTCCCTGTAGGGTTTGCTTGTGCAATTTTCTTCGATTCCCTTTTCTAAACGAAGTCGACATTCCATTGGTCGACCATATTGAAGCAATCAAGCAAAGCTTCCAAGTCCCTTTCGGGTTGCTTATTCTCATCGTCCGTTGTTGACGGTTTCTTTCCACCTTCCATCTTCCACCTTCATCTCAAGAAAACTAGTAATTTCTCCTCCGTCTGGCATGTCGAAACCCTTGGCAAGACTCTTTTTAACTGCTTCGTTCTCAATGACAAGGATGTCGTCTACATACAATATTAGAAAAATCTTTCTTTTGCCAGAGCCTCGTACATACAAGCATTGATCTTCGATCGACGGAAACCTAATCCGATCACAAAGCCATGAAATATATCGTTCCATGCTTTGGAAGCCTGGTTTAGGCCGTAAAGGGACTTATTCAATTTGCAGATCAGCCCATTCTGATGCCGCATACCCTCCAGTTGCGTCATGAATATTTCCTCGGAGAGTACACCATTCAGGAACGCCGTCACATCTATTTCATGGATTAGCATTCGTTCTTGGTTGGCAACTGCCAGCATGACACTAAGGTGTCCAATTTGGCGACTGGAGAGTATGTCTCCATGAagtcaaacacttttttctgctcaaagctcaaaataattttcttaaccttTTTTCTGGTTGAATCCCCTTGCTACTAACTTGGCTTTATAGCGGTCCGGCTGTCAATCATCACCATGTCTTCCAATGTTGCTTCATTGTTGTCGTCTTCTTTTTCACCGAGTACACTGTCATCTTTAGCGTAATCCTAATCGCATTGATGCGCATGAACATGTGGAAGTAATTACGCTGCAGTGCCAACATTTCTCCTTTCAGCCGGTTGATGGTGGTTATGGTTTGTGGCTGCAGATAATAGCTGTCGTACGCTAGTCGTAGTTGCGCATAGAGGTGCTGATGCGCGTCGTGGAATTCCTCGAAGGCGGTTCGAGATTTCCACTTGGAAAAGGACTTGATTTTAGGTTTAGCGTATGACAGCCACCATTGCATCCACGACCCATAGTTGCT
Encoded proteins:
- the LOC134207173 gene encoding uncharacterized protein LOC134207173 gives rise to the protein MTRQLSFQDVMKDLDVKMNKLKCSAKVSKTRKEIDPGEGVSTANRTPLPIGTLTEQNLKQIKKALHNASAESDSGDIDGDVDESDASIKESDVPSTGKARKKRFGDKARCSSNSSNQHNLWLEQQQIRPTARSGICRKLPIFSGKPEECSLFYGSYQASNEACGYTVIENLVRLQECLKGPALDMVRGQLLLPKSVPKVITKLRQLYGRPEQLLQSHLEKIRSLEPPKAGNLASFIPFSTMVEQLCEHLEAADLKQQLMNPLLIQDLVDKLPDNDKRGWVRFKRGKKKVTLRTFTNFLSEIVTEACEANIGLEYKPSDDGRSAAGNTRTRGALFKHSKGESQSRSPSADDGRWRSLNPCRVCNRTNHRLRHCQDFKNLTYSYRMKVVKHWKLCQVCLNMHGTTQCKFKLRCHVGDCRQEHNSLLHPVDETVGITAQFQTDSPKFRMIPVRLHRGEKSITALAFLDEGASVALIEQKLADRLGVVGVQEKLTIQWTANIERVERNSTRANICVSGIEAKSNMLLSTVHTVNKLMLPAQSLDAKELSCQYSHLQGLPISSYNERPEMLIGLNNLHTFAPLESKIGSATDPIAVRCRLGWTVYGPKQSSTEAAVTGYANHHEGFNRTARCVQAFRRSPKLFKKNKLLRGTDERVGQAVVCAARGVHQHAVSNLTMM